One Agelaius phoeniceus isolate bAgePho1 chromosome 6, bAgePho1.hap1, whole genome shotgun sequence DNA window includes the following coding sequences:
- the HHIPL1 gene encoding HHIP-like protein 1 encodes MRGPRAALALLLAAALAPRPARPHPQCLDFKPPFRPPRGLAFCRRYGEFGCCDPRRDSALLQRFYRLSASLDERTYAACAGHLQELLCQECSPYAAHLYDAEDPSTPVRTIPGLCQDYCTQLWHSCRSIFRALSADPELTALENNAAKLCRYLSLEDTDYCFPHLLANQHLNQNLGLVTADAEGCLQLCLLEVANGLRNPVAMVHANDGTHRFFIAEQVGLVWAYLPDGSRLEKPFLNISEAVLTSPWEGDERGFLCIVFHPKFKFNGKVYVYYSVEVHYEERIRISEFRISPTDMNALDHGSERIILEIEEPASNHNGGELLFGDDEYLYIFTGDGGMAGDPFGTFGNAQNKSALLGKVLRIDVNNNDRGPLYRIPPDNPFVSDPAARPEVYAYGVRNMWRCSFDRGDPRTKEGKGRLFCGDVGQNKYEEVNIVEKGKNYGWRAREGFSCYDKKLCTNSSLDDVLPIYAYPHKMGKSVTGGYVYRGCESPNLNGLYIFGDFMSGRLMSLKEDHATGEWQYSEICMGTGQTCMFPGLINNYYQYIISFAEDEAGELYFLSTGVPSATAPNGVVYKVVDTSRTAPPGKCRVEPSPVKVKSKRIPFVPKEKFIMKTPPPHSRLPTTTEAPWGGAPAPRTPAPPRTRPGLGSPAAPSGRAPGPGKGPEEEKGQRRKKKKKKQGPGNGAVRLMRQGRRGRGRGRLEVFIDGEWGTVCDDGWGLPAAAVVCRQLGFPRALRAAKKAEFGEGSSLRILLDDVQCSGQERTLLECSHAGVGTHNCKHEEDAGVVCSREEATDW; translated from the exons ATGCGGGGCCCGCGGGCGGCCCTGGCGCTGCTGCTGGCGGCGGCGCTCGCCCCGCGCCCGGCGCGGCCGCACCCGCAGTGCCTGGACTTCAAGCCGCCGTTCCGGCCGCCGCGGGGCCTCGCCTTCTGCCGCCGCTACGGCGAGTTCGGCTGCTGCGACCCGCGCCGCGACAGCGCCCTGCTGCAGCGCTTCTACCGCCTCAGCGCCAGCCTCGACGAGCGCACCTACGCCGCCTGCGCCgggcacctgcaggagctgctgtgccag GAGTGCTCTCCATATGCGGCTCACTTGTACGACGCTGAGGACCCATCCACCCCCGTGCGGACGATCCccgggctgtgccaggactACTGCAcgcagctgtggcacagctgccGCTCCATCTTCCGCGCCCTCTCCGCGGACCCGGAGCTAACGGCGCTGGAAAACAACGCGGCAAAGCTCTGCCGCTACCTGTCCCTGGAGGACACCGACTACTGCTTCCCCCACCTGCTGGCCAACCAGCACCTGAACCAGAACCTGGGGCTGGTGACGGCTGACGCcgagggctgcctgcagctgtgcctgctggaggTGGCCAACGGGCTGCGCAACCCCGTGGCCATGGTGCACGCCAACGACGGCACCCACCGCTTCTTCATCGCCGAGCAGGTCGGCCTGGTGTGGGCCTACCTTCCTGATGGATCCAGGCTCGAAAAGCCATTCCTGAACATCAGCGAGGCTGTGCTCACCTCGCCTTGGGAAGGAGATGAGAGAGGGTTTCTGTGTATTGTCTTCCATCCTAAATTCAAATTTAATGGTAAAGTGTACGTCTACTATTCAGTTGAAGTTCATTATGAAGAGAGGATCCGAATCAGTGAGTTCAGAATTTCTCCTACTGACATGAATGCCTTGGACCATGGTTCTGAAAG GATAATCCTTGAAATAGAAGAACCTGCTTCCAACCATAACGGAGGAGAGCTGCTCTTTGGAGATGATGAGTATCTCTACATCTTCACTGGAGATGGAGGCATGGCTGGGGATCCTTTTGGCACCTTTGGAAATGCCCAGAACAA atcagccctgctgggcaaaGTGCTGCGGATCGATGTGAACAACAACGACCGCGGGCCCCTGTACCGAATTCCCCCCGACAACCCCTTCGTCAGCGACCCCGCGGCGCGCCCCGAGGTCTACGCCTACGGCGTGAGGAACATGTGGCGCTGCTCCTTCGACAGGGGGGACCCTCGCAccaaggaagggaaggggaggctTTTCTGTGGAGATGTGGGGCAGAATAAATATGAAGAAGTCAACATCgtggagaaagggaaaaattacGGCTGGAGGGCGAGGGAAGGGTTCAGCTGTTACGATAAGAAGCTTTGCACCAATTCTTCCTTGG ATGATGTGCTTCCAATTTATGCATATCCACACAAAATGGGGAAGTCTGTTACAGGAGGCTACGTCTATCGAGGTTGTGAGTCTCCAAACCTGAATGGCCTATACATATTTGGTGATTTTATGAGTGG ACGCCTGATGTCTTTGAAGGAGGACCATGCTACTGGAGAGTGGCAGTACAGTGAAATCTGCATGGGGACAGGACAAACGTGCATGTTCCCTGGGCTTATCAATAACTACTACCAATACATCATCTCCTTTGCTGAAGATGAAGCAG GGGAATTGTACTTCCTATCTACTGGTGTACCAAGTGCCACAGCTCCAAATGGAGTGGTGTACAAAGTGGTGGACACCTCCAG GACAGCACCACCAGGAAAATGCCGAGTTGAGCCATCGCCAGTGAAAGTCAAAAGCAAGCGAATCCCGTTTGTGCCAAAGGAGA AGTTTATTATGAAAACACCGCCACCACATTCCCGCCTGCCGACCACCACCGAGGCTCCGTGGGGAGGCGCCCCAGCCCCGCGGACCCCAGCGCCGCCACGGACCCGACCCGGgctgggcagcccagcagctcccagcggCAGAGCCCCCGGGCCGGGGAAGGGGccggaggaggagaaggggcagcgcaggaagaagaagaagaagaagcagggCCCCGGCAATGGCGCGGTGCGGCTGATGCGGCAGGGCCGGCGCGGGCGCGGCCGGGGCAGGCTGGAGGTGTTCATCGACGGCGAGTGGGGCACGGTGTGCGACGATGGCTGGGGCCTGCCCGCCGCCGCCGTGGTGTGCCGCCAGCTCGGCTTCCCCCGCGCCCTGCGGGCCGCCAAGAAGGCGGAGTTCGGGGAAGGGAGCTCGCTCCGCATCCTCCTGGATGATGTGCAGTGCTCCGGGCAGGAGAGGACGCTGCTGGAGTGCTCCCACGCCGGGGTGGGCACGCACAACTGCAAGCACGAGGAGGATGCTGGCGTGGTGTGCAGCCGGGAGGAGGCGACAGACTGGTGA